From Oryza sativa Japonica Group chromosome 4, ASM3414082v1, one genomic window encodes:
- the LOC136356360 gene encoding MEIOTIC F-BOX protein MOF-like, with the protein MGEDRGDDYLGTLPDYLLHKVMSFLPARQAVQTCVLSRRWRDLWRSMPCIDIDGDEFGGGMAKVRWEKLMDFANNLLEFGDVHVIDFNPPFLERFRLHLAHSWTAPYIRAWKGSRLIECCILGGFRHRPAAAEIAVGVGVPLFRLPWLPSVSTSRLKRLHLSGLVLDGCFDECICSSCPILEAMELKSCSCEFNKIESATLKSLAIHGCRSCLLECTTLAIKTPRLTSLLLRITVYYELRVRLVDPMDSLIEASIREKSYEPINFDNDLCLSLGALASVRNLKLSWSRSMDSHHGEFPNFPTFQKLTTLHLYKCNMCLNLNILLSFLQKAPSLERVILQNCKFPVAPRKRKRSTKVDRHKIPPECKGLITSESRALKRIEITYQDDDFCNLIKLFSCNWRKLEEYTITLTKD; encoded by the exons aTGGGCGAGGATCGCGGCGACGACTACCTGGGCACGCTGCCGGACTACCTCCTCCACAAGGTCATGTCGTTCCTCCCGGCGCGGCAGGCCGTGCAGACGTGCGTGctgtcgcggcggtggcgcgaccTGTGGCGCTCCATGCCGTGCATCGACATCGACGGCGACGAgttcggcggcggcatggccaAGGTCAGGTGGGAGAAGCTGATGGACTTCGCCAACAATCTACTCGAGTTCGGCGACGTGCACGTGATCGACTTCAACCCCCCGTTTCTTGAGAGGTTTCGTCTTCATCTCGCCCACTCTTGGACCGCACCATACATACGCGCATGGAAGGGCTCTCGGCTGATCGAGTGTTGCATCCTCGGCGGATTCCGGcaccgacccgccgccgccgagatcgccgtcggcgtcggcgtgccGTTGTTCAGGCTGCCCTGGCTACCATCTGTGTCTACTTCCCGACTAAAAAGATTGCATCTCTCTGGCCTAGTTTTGGACGGTTGCTTCGATGAGTGCATCTGTTCATCCTGCCCAATCTTGGAAGCCATGGAGCTCAAATCTTGCTCATGCGAATTCAACAAGATCGAATCTGCCACGCTGAAGAGTTTGGCCATCCATGGATGCAGAAGTTGCCTCCTGGAGTGTACTACATTGGCTATCAAGACGCCAAGGCTCACCTCCCTTCTCCTGAGAATTACAGTTTATTATGAACTTAGAGTACGCTTGGTCGATCCAATGGATTCCTTGATCGAAGCATCGATCCGTGAGAAGTCCTACGAGCCGATTAACTTTGACAACGATCTATGCTTGTCACTTGGTGCCCTAGCCAGCGTCAGAAATCTCAAGTTATCGTGGTCTCGATCAATG GATTCACACCATGGAGAATTTCCAAATTTTCCAACGTTTCAAAAGCTAACTACCCTGCACCTATATAAATGTAATATGTGCCTAAATTTGAATATACTGTTGAGTTTTCTCCAGAAAGCTCCTAGCTTGGAGAGAGTTATATTGCAGAACTGCAAG TTTCCAGTAGCTCCCAGAAAGAGGAAAAGATCAACAAAGGTGGATAGACACAAGATTCCTCCCGAGTGCAAAGGTCTGATAACTTCGGAATCTCGCGCCTTGAAACGTATCGAGATCACTTATCAAGATGATGATTTCTGCAATCTTATTAAACTTTTCTCGTGCAATTGGAGAAAACTAGAGGAATATACTATCACACTGACCAAG